In one Ochotona princeps isolate mOchPri1 chromosome 16, mOchPri1.hap1, whole genome shotgun sequence genomic region, the following are encoded:
- the UTP4 gene encoding U3 small nucleolar RNA-associated protein 4 homolog has translation MGEFKVHRVRFFNYIPSGIRCVAYNNQSNRLAVSRTDGTVEIYNLSANYFQEKFFPGHESRSTEALCWAEGQRLFSAGLNGEIIEYDLQALNIKYATDAFGGPIWSLTANPSGTHLLVGCEDGSVKLFQLTPDKIQFERNFDRQKNRILSLSWHPSGTHVAAGSIDYINVFDVKSGSAIHKMKVDRQYMGMSKRQCIVWGVAFLSDGTVISTDSAGKVQFWDSATGTLVKSHLIANADVQSIAVADQEDSFVVGTAEGTVFHFQLVPVASGSTEKQWVRTKPFQHHTHDVRTVAHSPTALISGGTDTHLVIRPLMEKVEVKNYDAALRKITFPHRRLISCSKKRQLLLFQFAHHLELWRLGSTVATGKNGDTLPLSKNADHLLHLKTKGPENIICSCVSPCGGWIACSTASRFFLYRLSYERDNISLKRVSKMPAFLRSAVQILFSEDSAKLFVASSQGSLHVIQLLEGGFKHLHTFQPPSGTVEAMCLLAVSPDGNWLAASGTSAGVHVYSVKHLKLHCTVPAYNFPVSAIAIAPNTNNLVIAHSDQQVFEYSIPDKQYTEWSRTVQKQGFHYLWLQRDTPITHISFHPKRPMHILLHDTYMFCIIDKSLPLPNDKTLLYNPLPPTSESDVVRRRTAHAFKISKIYKPLLFMDLLDEGTLVAVERPLDDIIAQLPPPIKKKKFGT, from the exons ATGGGTGAATTTAAGGTCCACCGAGTACGGTTCTTTAATTATATTCCATCAGGAATCCGTTGCGTGGCGTACAATAACCAATCAAACAGATTGGCCGTTTCCCGGACAGATGGCACCGTGGAAATCTACAACTTGTCGGCAAACTACTTTCAGGAGAAA tttttcccaggtcatgagtcCAGATCCACAGAAGCTCTGTGTTGGGCGGAAGGACAGCGACTCTTCAGTGCTGGGCTCAATGGTGAGATCATCGAGTATGACTTACAGGCGTTAAACATTAAGTATGCCACGGATGCCTTCGGAGGACCTATTTGGAGCCTGACTGCCAACCCCAGTGGCACCCATCTTCTG GTTGGCTGTGAGGATGGATCTGTGAAACTATTTCAACTCACCCCAGACAAAATTCAGTTTGAGAGAAATTTCGATCGGCAGAAAA ATCGCATCCTGAGTCTCAGCTGGCATCCCTCTGGTACCCACGTTGCAGCTGGTTCCATCGACTACATCAATGTGTTTGATGTCAAATCAG GGAGCGCCATTCACAAGATGAAGGTGGACAGGCAGTACATGGGCATGTCTAAACGACAGTGTATTGTCTGGGGTGTGGCCTTCCTGTCTGACGGCACCGTCATAAGTACGGACTCAGCTGGTAAAGTACAGTTCTGGGACTCTGCCACTGGGACTCTGGTGAAGAGCCATCTCATTGCAAACGCTGATGTGCAGTCCATTGCTGTGGCTGAT CAAGAAGACAGTTTTGTGGTGGGCACTGCAGAGGGGACAGTGTTCCATTTCCAGCTGGTCCCCGTGGCCTCCGGCAGCACTGAGAAGCAGTGGGTGCGAACAAAACCATTTCAGCATCACACACACGATGTACGCACTGTGGCCCACAGCCCAACGGCCCTGATATCTGGAG GCACCGACACCCACTTAGTCATTCGTCCTCTCATGGAAAAGGTGGAGGTAAAGAATTATGATGCTGCTCTCCGAAAAATCACCTTTCCCCAT CGACGTCTCATTTCCTGTTCTAAAAAGAGGCAGCTTCTCTTGTTCCAGTTTGCTCATCACTTAGAACTTTGGCGCCTGGGATCCACAGTTGCAACAG gcaagaACGGGGATACTCTTCCACTCTCTAAAAATGCAGATCATTTACTGCACCTCAAGACAAAG GGTCCTGAGAACATCATCTGCAGCTGTGTCTCCCCATGTGGAGGTTGGATCGCCTGTTCCACGGCTTCCCGCTTTTTCCTCTATCGGCTGAGTTACGAACGGGACAACATTAGCCTTAAGCGG GTTTCCAAAATGCCAGCATTCCTTCGCTCTGCCGTTCAAATTTTATTCTCTGAAGATTCAGCAAAGCTCTTTGTGGCATCCAGTCAAGGGTCTCTGCACGTTATCCAGCTGCTGGAAGGGGGATTCAAGCACCTACACACTTTCCAGCCACCGTCAG GGACAGTGGAGGCTATGTGTCTTCTGGCAGTCAGTCCAGATGGGAACTGGCTCGCTGCCTCAGGTACCAGTGCTGGTGTGCATGTCTACAGTGTGAAGCATCTCAAG CTTCATTGCACGGTACCTGCCTACAATTTTCCAGTAAGTGCTATTGCCATTGCTCCTAATACCAACAACCTTGTCATTGCGCATTCTGATCAGCAG GTGTTCGAGTACAGCATTCCTGACAAACAATATACAGAGTGGAGCCGGACTGTCCAGAAGCAAGGGTTCCATTATCTTTGGCTCCAGAGGGACACACCTATCACACACATCAGTTTTCATCCCAAGAGGCCAATGCACATCCTTCTCCATGACACCTACATGTTCTGCATCATTGACAAGTCCTTG cCTCTTCCAAATGACAAAACCTTACTCTACAATCCGCTTCCTCCCACAAGTGAGTCAGATGTTGTCCGGAGACGCACAGCCCATGCCTTCAAAATATCAAAGATTTATAAG CCTCTGCTCTTCATGGATCTTCTGGATGAAGGAACACTTGTGGCAGTGGAGCGGCCCCTGGATGACATCATCGCTCAGCTCCCACCACCcatcaaaaagaagaaatttggaaCCTAA